The DNA window GCACCTTCGCCGCCATCGATGCCGACCCCACCGTGTATCACGCTATGAACGGCCCTACCGAATTCCATGTGATAGGCAGCTTGCGCAACTGGAGCATCATCGAGCGCCTGCACCTCATTACCGCGCCCACGCTGGTGCTATCGGGCAAGTACGACGAGGCCACACCGGAAACCGTCGAACCGTATGCGCGCCTGATTCCGGACGCACGCTGGCATGTGTTCGCCAATTCCAGCCATATGCCGCACGTGGAAGAGCGCGCTGCCTGCATGCGCCTGGTCGGCAACTTCCTGGACGATCAAATGCCCTGGTCCGGTGGACAGCTGGTGCGTTCCTCGGCCCTGGCCGATCGCGCCGTGTGAGTGACTGGTGGCGTGCGCATGTGAGAGGTGTGCGTTCTGCCGATTGGTTTGCTTGGCGCAGGTACCCGCTGAGGCATCTGTTGCTTCGATCGACCTTTACGCAGTCGCTGGTGCACCGCTCTGATGCCTTGCAGTAACGTTTGCACGTGCTGTGCAGCAGCACGTAGCAACGCCGACTGCGTACTGACCTGCACATCCGTTGAGATGCCTGCGTCTTATCGGGAGCGCCCAAAGTGCCTTCCAACCCAGTAACGATCGCTACGCAAGCTGTCATCTGCATAGACACACACGCATCGCCAGTGCCTGTGTGCATCGATCCAAACTAGGAGCGGCTAACAAAACGACTGCGCTCACCGTCAGGCGGGCGCGGCCGGTGCTCGGAATTGGGATCTACCAGGCGTACACTCCGGTTCCTTCGCGACGTCCGCACCAACCTGACGACTGCTCGCTACGTTTTGTTAGCCGCTCTAAATCTGATTGGATTCATAAATATAATAAGTGGCTATCTAAATGCAGACTTTGTGATTTACACGGAGGAGACGCACGACAAAGCCGCGTCCTTGCGGCATCCGCAAGCGATCGTGCGTTTGCGTCGGCCTTGGCGTATCCCAGTGGTGCGATCACGCCGCGCTCGAATGCCTGGTCCGGCGTGCTCGCATCGGATAGTGGGAAATCTCGGTGCCGGACGCCGCGCGGCTGTCTCCGCTGCGCAGCTGCCGCGTCCGTTTCACAGCGATGACGCGCGTCGCCGCCGATAAGTCGTGCGCCTGCACATTCGCGGGCGATGTCGGTCGCAGCAGCAAGGTGTGTAGCCCTGCGCCGGGATGTCCCATAATTCGGCGTCGGCGGCGGAAGGAGCCACGTCGTATGTTCGACGCTACCTCTGCGGCGCTGTGCGCTCGCTTCAAAATAGTTGCATCGCGAGGGCGTATCGAGCGACGAGCAAACTGGAGCGGCGCCTGCAGCAGGTGGATGCCCGCGATCCGGCGTTGCTGCCGTGCGGACGGTACCTTGGTAGGTGGAATCAGGGGAATCATCGTGTCTCACCTTGGATATGCAGGTTGTGTATCTGCGTACATCCGGCGTCGCCGACGCCTGGGCAAGGCGCGCCTTGCTTGCGCGTACGCAGGGCTGCGAAGGAAAGGACGGGCGCGATGCAGCGGACAGGCGTCCACATCCACTTTCGAGCGACGACGCGGCCTTCGACGGCTCGCGGCGGTAGAGGGCTGCCGGCTGCCAACTGCAGGGTCGGGTGCTTGGCCATGCGTTCGGTGCTGCTGAGCAGATGCGGCTGTCGTCCAAGGGCGGCAGCACCGTCCAGTGGTCGAAACGACCCGGCACGACCCGCTACCAAGCGTGCGTCGTGCCTAGGCCATTACTGCGCCATCGCGACGCGGTATCGTGTCGCGATTCCTGCCAATCGACCAACCCTATGCCGCACCCGTCCCTGCCTCCCGGTCCCGCCGCTCCGTCCACCCCTGCATTGGGCCACGCGCTGAAACCGCGGCAATTGATGATGATGGGCCTGGGCACGGCGATCGGCGCCGGGCTGTTTCTCGGCTCCGGCGTGGGCATCCACGCGGCCGGGCCGGCGGTGCTGGTGTCGTATCTGATCGCCGGCGCGCTGGTGATCATCGTGATGAACGCGCTGGGCGAGATGGCGGCTGCCAAGCCGGCCAGCGGTGCGTTTTCGGTGTACGCGGCCGATGCGATGGGGCCGACCGCCGGTGCGACGGTCGGCTGGTTGTGGTGGCTGCAGATCGTGGTGGTGATCGCGGCCGAAGCGGTCGGCGCGGCAGGCTTGCTCTCCTCGGTATGGCCGGTGTTGCCGGTGCCGTTGCTGGCTCTGGTGTTCATGGCCACCTTTACTGCGATCAATCTGCTGGGAGTGCGCAACTTCGGCGAGTTCGAATTCTGGTTCGCCATCCTCAAGGTCATGGCGATCATCGTGTTCCTGCTGATCGGTATGGCCTTGCTGGCAGGCTGGTTGCCGGGCGTGACCTCGCCCGGGCTGTCCAACGTCACCCAGAACGGCGGCTTCGCGCCCAACGGCCTGGCCGGCATCGGCGCGGCCTTACTGGTGGTGGTGTTCGCCTTCGGCGGCACCGAGATCGTGGCGGTGGCCGCGGCGGAAACCGCCGACCCCGGCCGCAGCCTGGCACGTACCATTCGTACCGTGGCCTGGCGCATCCTGGTGTTTTACATCGGCTCGATCAGTGTGATCGTGGCGGTGGTGCCGTGGACCAGCAAAGCGCTCAGCTCGCCGTTCGCCGCCGTGCTGGACGTGGCCCGCATTCCCGGTGCGTCCACCGCCATCACGCTGGTCGCGGTGGTGGCGTTGCTGTCTGCGCTCAATGCCAATCTGTATGGCGCGTCGCGGATGATCTTCTCGCTGGCACAGCGTGGGGAAGCGCCGCGGCTGCTGGGCAAGACCAGCGGCGAGCAGGTGCCGCTGGCGGCGGTGATCGCCAGCGTGTTGTTCGGCTTCGCAGCAGCAGCGCTGGAGTTGCTGTATCCCAACAAGGTGCTGCCGATGCTGCTCAACATCGTTGGCGCCACCTGTCTGCTGGTATGGACGATCTCGCTGTTGTCGCAGCTGATCCTGCGCGCACGCGCGGACCGCGCCGGCATCACGCTACCGTTCCGCATGCGTGGTTACCCGTTCTTGACGGTGCTGGCTCTGGTGATCCTGGCAGTGATTTTCGTATTGCTGGCGTCCTCGGCCGATACGCGCGGGCAGTTCCTGTCGATGGTCGGTTTGACCGCTGCTATTGCCGTGATCAGCGAAGTGGCGCGACGCTTACATGGCCGGACGTGAACGTGTGGGTCCAAGAGCGGCTAACAAAACGTAGCGAGCAGTCGTCAGGTGGGTGTTCACGGCGCGCAGGAACCGGAGTGTACGCGTGGTACATGCCAATTCCGCGCACCGGCCGCGCCCGCCTGGCGGTGAGCGCAGTCGTTTTGTTAGCCGCTCCAAGTGGGGAAGCGGGCGCGTCGGGTGTGTCGTCGATCGCGCTGCGCGCCGTCCAGGCACGCAGCGTCGTGGCGATCGAGGCGGACGCGTTGTGCAATCTACCGGCACCAGAGCAGCTGCGAACGAACATTCGGGCATTGGCGGCGAATATCATGTGTGTCGGGTCAATTCCATCGCGGCTTGCGGCATCGCGTCGGAGTGGGTCGACCGCGTCATCGCCTGAGAGCAGTCGAGCACGTTGACTGGAGCTACATGGCGAATGGTCATACAGCGGCGAAAACAGGCTGCAGTGAGCTTCTGCACACCGTCGAAGCGAGAACGTGCGCGCAGTCTTGCGGTTTGCTTCCCATCAGACGGGAGAGTTTATGGATCTGTCGATTTTGTTCAGTTACTATAATTTGGTAGATTATGCTCGTCCCATCAAGTAGCTCAGATAATATCTGATTATTATCAGATAATTAAAAAAGCGCATTATTTAATTTTTTCAGAATTCATTGCCGGATTTCCTCCATGAATGCCGTTTCGCCTGAGAGTTCGGTTGTCTTGCCTGCCGCCCACACGCTGGATGCATTGCATGCGTTGGCTTATCCTATCGACACGCATCTCGACTCTCTTTATCTGTCGCGGTTGGTCGGTTGCGACTTCTGGAAAGGCGATTGGAAGGCGCATCGACGCTCTCTGATAATCTGGCTGATCAACAAGACCTCGCCGAGAGGTCGCAATCAACCGCTGATGTACCATGTGAGCGGTCCAGACTTTCTCGCGGGTGGTTACGGCGGCGCCTGTTTCAGCGCTCACGCGCTATGGGAGAACCTCATTGCCCTGCCTTTTCTCGATCCTTGGAAAAACTGGGTGGATCATCAGCGCTATGTCGAGGCGGTGGTGGCGGCAAGCGAGGGTCGGATGCGGCTGGCACGCAGCGCCGCTGAGGTGCGCGCGATTCGAGCCGAAGGTCTCTGCTGCGCCATTCTGTCGTTGGAAGGCGCGCATATGCTTGGTCCACGCGGTATCAGCAGCCAGGCGCTGCGGCTGAAACGCCTGGAAATCGCTGCGAAGGCCGGCGCCGCTTATTTGACGCTCAACCATTTCAGCCATACCGACATATCCCAGGCCGGCTATGCGCCGCTCAATCCGTGGCGCAGTATCGAGGGCGGGGGGCTCTCGGAGTTCGGTAAGGAGGTCGTGGAGCGCTGCATCGATGTTGGGCTTCTGTTGGATCTCTCCCATACGTCGAGCCAAGGGATTATCGACGCCTGCGGCATCTGCGCGCGGCGCAATGTGCCCGCCTTCGCCTCGCATGGCGCATCGCGCAGCGTCACCCGTGGCGACGAGACGCGGCCGTCGCGTCATCTCGACCGGGGACTCGACGACGAGGCGATCCGCGCCATCGTTCAGACCGGTGGCTGCATCAGCGTCATTTTGGCGCCGTACTTTCTGCAACATTCCTATCTAGCTGACGGCAAGCCGAATATGGATGCCGATCTGGCTTTTGTCATTCGCTATTATGAAGCCTTCGCCCGACAGATCGCCGACATGGGTATGGTTGCAGATCCGTGGAAACACTTGAGTTTCGGCAGCGATTTCGATGGCGGCATTTCCAGCCTGCCGACGGGTATGCGCAGCGGCGCGGATTTGCCCAAGCTCACGCAGGCGATGATCGATGCCGGCTGGCCTGCCCAACGCATTGTCGATGTTTATAGCGGCAATTTCCTACGGGTCTGGGAGCGGGTGCGGCCGTAGCGTTGCCCAGCAAACCTGCGTCCGAATTGGAGAGTGGCGCGTTGGGCAGTCAATCGCGCGCCGGCACGTTCTTACCAGAGCCGGGCGCGTCGATGCTGCAGCCTTGTTCCGACCTCGTTCGCCTCCAAAAAATGCGTGCTGCATTGCGCGCTGGGCGTAATATCGCGTTGCAGTGCAAGCGAGGCAGTTAGAGCGGCTAATAAAACGACTGCGCTCACCGCCAAGCGGGCGTGGCCGGTGCTCGGAGTCGGCATGTACTAGGCGTACACTCCGATTCCTCCGCGCCCACCTGACGACTGCTCGCTACGTTTTGTTAGCCGCTCTTAATGATTGCGGAGAGCGATTAAAGTTGGGGCTGGTTTCACGTGTCGGCCTTGCCCGGGATAGAGCGACGCACTACTCCACCTTGCGGAGACGAACATCTGCCGTTCGTAAACCCCATGATGCAATAGTCATTTGGGAACACGCTGTTCACCATCGTTCCAGTCGAGCCCAGTGTCATTCTGGTCAAAGGTCGGTATCGACGCTGGCGGCATAGCGGTGGAGTGCTGCCGCTCTATGGCTTCTGGCTGCAGTGCATCCGGGTCGAACGCAAAGCTGGAAATCGACGCCCCGGGCTGGGCGGACAACGAATGCCCCATGAACTGCTCAGACCCCATGAACTGATCAGAA is part of the Xanthomonas fragariae genome and encodes:
- a CDS encoding amino acid permease produces the protein MPHPSLPPGPAAPSTPALGHALKPRQLMMMGLGTAIGAGLFLGSGVGIHAAGPAVLVSYLIAGALVIIVMNALGEMAAAKPASGAFSVYAADAMGPTAGATVGWLWWLQIVVVIAAEAVGAAGLLSSVWPVLPVPLLALVFMATFTAINLLGVRNFGEFEFWFAILKVMAIIVFLLIGMALLAGWLPGVTSPGLSNVTQNGGFAPNGLAGIGAALLVVVFAFGGTEIVAVAAAETADPGRSLARTIRTVAWRILVFYIGSISVIVAVVPWTSKALSSPFAAVLDVARIPGASTAITLVAVVALLSALNANLYGASRMIFSLAQRGEAPRLLGKTSGEQVPLAAVIASVLFGFAAAALELLYPNKVLPMLLNIVGATCLLVWTISLLSQLILRARADRAGITLPFRMRGYPFLTVLALVILAVIFVLLASSADTRGQFLSMVGLTAAIAVISEVARRLHGRT
- a CDS encoding membrane dipeptidase; protein product: MNAVSPESSVVLPAAHTLDALHALAYPIDTHLDSLYLSRLVGCDFWKGDWKAHRRSLIIWLINKTSPRGRNQPLMYHVSGPDFLAGGYGGACFSAHALWENLIALPFLDPWKNWVDHQRYVEAVVAASEGRMRLARSAAEVRAIRAEGLCCAILSLEGAHMLGPRGISSQALRLKRLEIAAKAGAAYLTLNHFSHTDISQAGYAPLNPWRSIEGGGLSEFGKEVVERCIDVGLLLDLSHTSSQGIIDACGICARRNVPAFASHGASRSVTRGDETRPSRHLDRGLDDEAIRAIVQTGGCISVILAPYFLQHSYLADGKPNMDADLAFVIRYYEAFARQIADMGMVADPWKHLSFGSDFDGGISSLPTGMRSGADLPKLTQAMIDAGWPAQRIVDVYSGNFLRVWERVRP